From Lagenorhynchus albirostris chromosome 10, mLagAlb1.1, whole genome shotgun sequence, the proteins below share one genomic window:
- the IL17RC gene encoding interleukin-17 receptor C isoform X11 yields MGVTTPGRGRAQAAQRRDPETGEGFRPLLPAGTQLSGRRGVVSAPLRGAGRTGPQAWVLPGTWKMPVPWFFLSLALGRNPVVLSLERVAGPQDTARCSPGLSCHLWDGDVLCLPGSLVSAPGPVLVPTGLQTELVLRCYKDTDCDLCVRVDVHLAVHGYWEEPEDEETFGIAEDPAIEEPRNASLQAHVVLSFQAYPTARCVLLEVRVPAALVQPGQSVGSVVFECFEAALGAEVRIWSYTQPRYQKELNLTQQLPDCRGLEVRDSIQSCWALPVLNVSADGNDVHLVVDIPEDQRFGLSLYWNQVPGPAKPWWHRNLTGPQTITLNHTDLVPCLCIQVWRLEPDSVRTSICPFREDPRAHRNLWRAARLQLLPPRAWRLDAPCSLPAEATLCWQAPDGGPCQPLVPPLPRENVTVNVSTWEKQELQECLWADSLGPLKDDMLLVETRGPQDNRSLCALEPSGCTPLLSRASTRAARLGGPLLQDVQSGQCLQLWDDDLGALWACPMEKYIHRRWALVWMACLLLAAVLFLLLLLKKNHVKAAARSRAALLLYSADDAGFERLVGALASALFQLPLRVAVDLWSRRELSAQGPLAWFHAQRRQTLQEGGVVVLLFSPGAVALCREWLQDANSAPGAHGPHDAFAASLSCLLPDFLQGRAPGRYVGAYFDRLLSPDAVPALFRSVPVFSLPSQMPEFLGTLQGPAAPHPWRLAERAEQVSRALQPALDSCFRAPGTGRGMGPEAEDRT; encoded by the exons ATGGGAGTCACGACTCCTGGGAGAGGGCGTGCGCAAGCGGCCCAGCGCCGGGACCCCGAGACTGGGGAGGGCTTCCGGCCCCTCCTGCCCGCAGGCACGCAGCTGAGTGGGAGAAGAGGTGTGGTGTCAGCCCCCCTTCGGGGGGCGGGCAGGACAGGGCCTCAGGCCTGGGTGCTGCCTGGCACCTGGAAGATGCCTGTGCCCTGGTTCTTTCTGTCCTTGGCACTGGGCCGAAACCCTGTGGTCCTCTCTCTAGAGAGGGTTGCGGGGCCTCAGGACACTGCCCGCTGCTCTCCG GGCCTTTCCTGCCACCTCTGGG ATGGTGATGTGCTCTGCCTGCCTGGGAGCCTCGTGTCTGCCCCAGGCCCCGTGCTGGTGCCCACAGGCCTGCAGACAGAGCTGGTGCTAAGGTGCTACAAGGATACCGACTGTGACCTCTGTGTGCGTGTGGATGTCCACTTGGCTGTGCATG GGTACTGGGAAGAGCCTGAAGATGAAGAGACGTTTGGAATTGCAGAGGACCCAGCGATCGAGGAGCCTAGGAACG CCTCTCTCCAGGCCCACGTCGTGCTCTCCTTCCAGGCCTACCCTACTGCCCGCTGCGTCCTACTGGAGGTGCGAGTGCCTGCTGCCCTCGTGCAGCCTGGTCAGTCTGTG GGCTCTGTAGTATTTGAGTGCTTCGAGGCTGCCCTGGGGGCTGAGGTGCGAATCTGGTCCTACACTCAGCCCCGGTACCAGAAGGAACTCAATCTCACACAGCAGCTGCCTG ACTGCAGGGGTCTCGAAGTCCGGGACAGCATTCAGAGCTGCTGGG CCCTGCCCGTGCTCAACGTGTCTGCAGATGGCAATGACGTGCACCTGGTGGTGGACATCCCTGAGGATCAGCGCTTTGGCCTCTCCCTGTACTGGAACCAGGTCCCGGGCCCTGCAAAACCCTGGTGGCACAGAAACCTG ACTGGGCCGCAGACCATTACCTTGAACCACACAGACCTGGTTCCCTGCCTCTGTATTCAG GTGTGGCGTCTAGAGCCCGACTCTGTCAGGACCAGCATCTGCCCCTTTAGGGAGG ACCCCCGTGCACACCGGAACCTTTGGCGTGCCGCCCGGCTGCAGCTGCTGCCCCCGCGGGCCTGGCGGCTGGACGCGCCGTGCTCACTACCCGCTGAGGCCACACTGTGTTGGCAGGCACCGGATGGGGGCCCCTGCCAGCCGCTGGTCCCACCGCTGCCCCGAGAGAATGTCACTGTGAAT GTGAGCACCTGGGAGAAGCAGGAGCTACAAGAGTGCTTGTGGGCTG ACTCCCTGGGGCCCCTCAAGGATGACATGCTGCTCGTGGAGACACGAGGCCCCCAGGACAACAGATCACTCTGCGCCTTGGAACCCAGTGGCTGCACTCCACTGCTTAGCAGGGCGTCCACG AGGGCAGCTCGTCTTGGAGGGCCGTTACTACAAGATGTGCAGTCAGGCCAGTGTCTTCAG CTGTGGGACGATGACCTGGGAGCACTATGGGCCTGCCCCATGGAAAAGT ACATCCACCGGCGCTGGGCCCTGGTCTGGATGGCCTGCTTACTCTTGGCCGctgtgcttttccttctcctcctcctcaaaAAGAACCACGTGAAAG CGGCCGCCAGGAGCCGCGCGGCTCTGCTCCTCTACTCCGCCGACGACGCTGGCTTCGAGCGCCTGGTGGGCGCCCTGGCTTCGGCGCTGTTCCAGCTGCCGCTGCGCGTGGCCGTGGACCTGTGGAGCCGCCGCGAACTGAGTGCGCAGGGGCCCCTGGCCTGGTTCCACGCGCAGCGGCGCCAGACCCTGCAGGAGGGCGGCGTGGTGGTCCTGCTCTTCTCGCCCGGGGCCGTGGCGCTGTGCCGCGAATGGCTGCAGGACGCGAATTCGGCGCCCGGGGCTCACGGCCCGCACGACGCCTTCGCCGCCTCGCTCAGCTGCTTGCTGCCAGACTTCTTGCAGGGTCGGGCGCCCGGCCGCTACGTCGGGGCCTACTTCGACAGACTGCTGTCCCCGGACGCCGTGCCCGCCCTGTTCCGCAGCGTGCCGGTCTTCTCACTGCCCTCACAGATGCCCGAGTTCCTGGGGACCCTGCAGGGGCccgcagccccccacccctggcggCTCGCGGAGAGAGCGGAGCAGGTATCCCGGGCCCTGCAGCCCGCCCTGGACAGCTGCTTCCGGGCCCCGGGGACGGGACGCGGGATGGGGCCTGAGGCAGAGGACAGGACTTGA
- the IL17RC gene encoding interleukin-17 receptor C isoform X5, whose amino-acid sequence MGVTTPGRGRAQAAQRRDPETGEGFRPLLPAGTQLSGRRGVVSAPLRGAGRTGPQAWVLPGTWKMPVPWFFLSLALGRNPVVLSLERVAGPQDTARCSPGLSCHLWDGDVLCLPGSLVSAPGPVLVPTGLQTELVLRCYKDTDCDLCVRVDVHLAVHGYWEEPEDEETFGIAEDPAIEEPRNASLQAHVVLSFQAYPTARCVLLEVRVPAALVQPGQSVGSVVFECFEAALGAEVRIWSYTQPRYQKELNLTQQLPDCRGLEVRDSIQSCWALPVLNVSADGNDVHLVVDIPEDQRFGLSLYWNQVPGPAKPWWHRNLTGPQTITLNHTDLVPCLCIQVWRLEPDSVRTSICPFREDPRAHRNLWRAARLQLLPPRAWRLDAPCSLPAEATLCWQAPDGGPCQPLVPPLPRENVTVNLLLFLVPLTLAPSEQVSTWEKQELQECLWADSLGPLKDDMLLVETRGPQDNRSLCALEPSGCTPLLSRASTRAARLGGPLLQDVQSGQCLQLWDDDLGALWACPMEKYIHRRWALVWMACLLLAAVLFLLLLLKKNHVKGWLRLLKEDVRLGAAARSRAALLLYSADDAGFERLVGALASALFQLPLRVAVDLWSRRELSAQGPLAWFHAQRRQTLQEGGVVVLLFSPGAVALCREWLQDANSAPGAHGPHDAFAASLSCLLPDFLQGRAPGRYVGAYFDRLLSPDAVPALFRSVPVFSLPSQMPEFLGTLQGPAAPHPWRLAERAEQVSRALQPALDSCFRAPGTGRGMGPEAEDRT is encoded by the exons ATGGGAGTCACGACTCCTGGGAGAGGGCGTGCGCAAGCGGCCCAGCGCCGGGACCCCGAGACTGGGGAGGGCTTCCGGCCCCTCCTGCCCGCAGGCACGCAGCTGAGTGGGAGAAGAGGTGTGGTGTCAGCCCCCCTTCGGGGGGCGGGCAGGACAGGGCCTCAGGCCTGGGTGCTGCCTGGCACCTGGAAGATGCCTGTGCCCTGGTTCTTTCTGTCCTTGGCACTGGGCCGAAACCCTGTGGTCCTCTCTCTAGAGAGGGTTGCGGGGCCTCAGGACACTGCCCGCTGCTCTCCG GGCCTTTCCTGCCACCTCTGGG ATGGTGATGTGCTCTGCCTGCCTGGGAGCCTCGTGTCTGCCCCAGGCCCCGTGCTGGTGCCCACAGGCCTGCAGACAGAGCTGGTGCTAAGGTGCTACAAGGATACCGACTGTGACCTCTGTGTGCGTGTGGATGTCCACTTGGCTGTGCATG GGTACTGGGAAGAGCCTGAAGATGAAGAGACGTTTGGAATTGCAGAGGACCCAGCGATCGAGGAGCCTAGGAACG CCTCTCTCCAGGCCCACGTCGTGCTCTCCTTCCAGGCCTACCCTACTGCCCGCTGCGTCCTACTGGAGGTGCGAGTGCCTGCTGCCCTCGTGCAGCCTGGTCAGTCTGTG GGCTCTGTAGTATTTGAGTGCTTCGAGGCTGCCCTGGGGGCTGAGGTGCGAATCTGGTCCTACACTCAGCCCCGGTACCAGAAGGAACTCAATCTCACACAGCAGCTGCCTG ACTGCAGGGGTCTCGAAGTCCGGGACAGCATTCAGAGCTGCTGGG CCCTGCCCGTGCTCAACGTGTCTGCAGATGGCAATGACGTGCACCTGGTGGTGGACATCCCTGAGGATCAGCGCTTTGGCCTCTCCCTGTACTGGAACCAGGTCCCGGGCCCTGCAAAACCCTGGTGGCACAGAAACCTG ACTGGGCCGCAGACCATTACCTTGAACCACACAGACCTGGTTCCCTGCCTCTGTATTCAG GTGTGGCGTCTAGAGCCCGACTCTGTCAGGACCAGCATCTGCCCCTTTAGGGAGG ACCCCCGTGCACACCGGAACCTTTGGCGTGCCGCCCGGCTGCAGCTGCTGCCCCCGCGGGCCTGGCGGCTGGACGCGCCGTGCTCACTACCCGCTGAGGCCACACTGTGTTGGCAGGCACCGGATGGGGGCCCCTGCCAGCCGCTGGTCCCACCGCTGCCCCGAGAGAATGTCACTGTGAAT cttttgcttttcctcGTGCCCCTAACCCTGGCCCCTTCTGAGCAGGTGAGCACCTGGGAGAAGCAGGAGCTACAAGAGTGCTTGTGGGCTG ACTCCCTGGGGCCCCTCAAGGATGACATGCTGCTCGTGGAGACACGAGGCCCCCAGGACAACAGATCACTCTGCGCCTTGGAACCCAGTGGCTGCACTCCACTGCTTAGCAGGGCGTCCACG AGGGCAGCTCGTCTTGGAGGGCCGTTACTACAAGATGTGCAGTCAGGCCAGTGTCTTCAG CTGTGGGACGATGACCTGGGAGCACTATGGGCCTGCCCCATGGAAAAGT ACATCCACCGGCGCTGGGCCCTGGTCTGGATGGCCTGCTTACTCTTGGCCGctgtgcttttccttctcctcctcctcaaaAAGAACCACGTGAAAG GGTGGCTGAGGCTCTTGAAGGAGGACGTCCGCTTGGGGG CGGCCGCCAGGAGCCGCGCGGCTCTGCTCCTCTACTCCGCCGACGACGCTGGCTTCGAGCGCCTGGTGGGCGCCCTGGCTTCGGCGCTGTTCCAGCTGCCGCTGCGCGTGGCCGTGGACCTGTGGAGCCGCCGCGAACTGAGTGCGCAGGGGCCCCTGGCCTGGTTCCACGCGCAGCGGCGCCAGACCCTGCAGGAGGGCGGCGTGGTGGTCCTGCTCTTCTCGCCCGGGGCCGTGGCGCTGTGCCGCGAATGGCTGCAGGACGCGAATTCGGCGCCCGGGGCTCACGGCCCGCACGACGCCTTCGCCGCCTCGCTCAGCTGCTTGCTGCCAGACTTCTTGCAGGGTCGGGCGCCCGGCCGCTACGTCGGGGCCTACTTCGACAGACTGCTGTCCCCGGACGCCGTGCCCGCCCTGTTCCGCAGCGTGCCGGTCTTCTCACTGCCCTCACAGATGCCCGAGTTCCTGGGGACCCTGCAGGGGCccgcagccccccacccctggcggCTCGCGGAGAGAGCGGAGCAGGTATCCCGGGCCCTGCAGCCCGCCCTGGACAGCTGCTTCCGGGCCCCGGGGACGGGACGCGGGATGGGGCCTGAGGCAGAGGACAGGACTTGA
- the IL17RC gene encoding interleukin-17 receptor C isoform X16 — protein MGVTTPGRGRAQAAQRRDPETGEGFRPLLPAGTQLSGRRGVVSAPLRGAGRTGPQAWVLPGTWKMPVPWFFLSLALGRNPVVLSLERVAGPQDTARCSPGLSCHLWDGDVLCLPGSLVSAPGPVLVPTGLQTELVLRCYKDTDCDLCVRVDVHLAVHGYWEEPEDEETFGIAEDPAIEEPRNASLQAHVVLSFQAYPTARCVLLEVRVPAALVQPGQSVGSVVFECFEAALGAEVRIWSYTQPRYQKELNLTQQLPDCRGLEVRDSIQSCWALPVLNVSADGNDVHLVVDIPEDQRFGLSLYWNQVPGPAKPWWHRNLTGPQTITLNHTDLVPCLCIQVWRLEPDSVRTSICPFREDPRAHRNLWRAARLQLLPPRAWRLDAPCSLPAEATLCWQAPDGGPCQPLVPPLPRENVTVNKALEFPLLKGHPNICVQLLLFLVPLTLAPSEQVSTWEKQELQECLWADSLGPLKDDMLLVETRGPQDNRSLCALEPSGCTPLLSRASTRAARLGGPLLQDVQSGQCLQLWDDDLGALWACPMEKYIHRRWALVWMACLLLAAVLFLLLLLKKNHVKGWLRLLKEDVRLGAAARSRAALLLYSADDAGFERLVGALASALFQLPLRVAVDLWSRRELSAQGPLAWFHAQRRQTLQEGGVVVLLFSPGAVALCREWLQDANSAPGAHGPHDAFAASLSCLLPDFLQGRAPGRYVGAYFDRLLSPDAVPALFRSVPVFSLPSQMPEFLGTLQGPAAPHPWRLAERAEQVSRALQPALDSCFRAPGTGRGMGPEAEDRT, from the exons ATGGGAGTCACGACTCCTGGGAGAGGGCGTGCGCAAGCGGCCCAGCGCCGGGACCCCGAGACTGGGGAGGGCTTCCGGCCCCTCCTGCCCGCAGGCACGCAGCTGAGTGGGAGAAGAGGTGTGGTGTCAGCCCCCCTTCGGGGGGCGGGCAGGACAGGGCCTCAGGCCTGGGTGCTGCCTGGCACCTGGAAGATGCCTGTGCCCTGGTTCTTTCTGTCCTTGGCACTGGGCCGAAACCCTGTGGTCCTCTCTCTAGAGAGGGTTGCGGGGCCTCAGGACACTGCCCGCTGCTCTCCG GGCCTTTCCTGCCACCTCTGGG ATGGTGATGTGCTCTGCCTGCCTGGGAGCCTCGTGTCTGCCCCAGGCCCCGTGCTGGTGCCCACAGGCCTGCAGACAGAGCTGGTGCTAAGGTGCTACAAGGATACCGACTGTGACCTCTGTGTGCGTGTGGATGTCCACTTGGCTGTGCATG GGTACTGGGAAGAGCCTGAAGATGAAGAGACGTTTGGAATTGCAGAGGACCCAGCGATCGAGGAGCCTAGGAACG CCTCTCTCCAGGCCCACGTCGTGCTCTCCTTCCAGGCCTACCCTACTGCCCGCTGCGTCCTACTGGAGGTGCGAGTGCCTGCTGCCCTCGTGCAGCCTGGTCAGTCTGTG GGCTCTGTAGTATTTGAGTGCTTCGAGGCTGCCCTGGGGGCTGAGGTGCGAATCTGGTCCTACACTCAGCCCCGGTACCAGAAGGAACTCAATCTCACACAGCAGCTGCCTG ACTGCAGGGGTCTCGAAGTCCGGGACAGCATTCAGAGCTGCTGGG CCCTGCCCGTGCTCAACGTGTCTGCAGATGGCAATGACGTGCACCTGGTGGTGGACATCCCTGAGGATCAGCGCTTTGGCCTCTCCCTGTACTGGAACCAGGTCCCGGGCCCTGCAAAACCCTGGTGGCACAGAAACCTG ACTGGGCCGCAGACCATTACCTTGAACCACACAGACCTGGTTCCCTGCCTCTGTATTCAG GTGTGGCGTCTAGAGCCCGACTCTGTCAGGACCAGCATCTGCCCCTTTAGGGAGG ACCCCCGTGCACACCGGAACCTTTGGCGTGCCGCCCGGCTGCAGCTGCTGCCCCCGCGGGCCTGGCGGCTGGACGCGCCGTGCTCACTACCCGCTGAGGCCACACTGTGTTGGCAGGCACCGGATGGGGGCCCCTGCCAGCCGCTGGTCCCACCGCTGCCCCGAGAGAATGTCACTGTGAAT AAGGCTCTTGAGTTCCCATTGCTGAAAGGCCACCCCAACATCTGTGTCCAG cttttgcttttcctcGTGCCCCTAACCCTGGCCCCTTCTGAGCAGGTGAGCACCTGGGAGAAGCAGGAGCTACAAGAGTGCTTGTGGGCTG ACTCCCTGGGGCCCCTCAAGGATGACATGCTGCTCGTGGAGACACGAGGCCCCCAGGACAACAGATCACTCTGCGCCTTGGAACCCAGTGGCTGCACTCCACTGCTTAGCAGGGCGTCCACG AGGGCAGCTCGTCTTGGAGGGCCGTTACTACAAGATGTGCAGTCAGGCCAGTGTCTTCAG CTGTGGGACGATGACCTGGGAGCACTATGGGCCTGCCCCATGGAAAAGT ACATCCACCGGCGCTGGGCCCTGGTCTGGATGGCCTGCTTACTCTTGGCCGctgtgcttttccttctcctcctcctcaaaAAGAACCACGTGAAAG GGTGGCTGAGGCTCTTGAAGGAGGACGTCCGCTTGGGGG CGGCCGCCAGGAGCCGCGCGGCTCTGCTCCTCTACTCCGCCGACGACGCTGGCTTCGAGCGCCTGGTGGGCGCCCTGGCTTCGGCGCTGTTCCAGCTGCCGCTGCGCGTGGCCGTGGACCTGTGGAGCCGCCGCGAACTGAGTGCGCAGGGGCCCCTGGCCTGGTTCCACGCGCAGCGGCGCCAGACCCTGCAGGAGGGCGGCGTGGTGGTCCTGCTCTTCTCGCCCGGGGCCGTGGCGCTGTGCCGCGAATGGCTGCAGGACGCGAATTCGGCGCCCGGGGCTCACGGCCCGCACGACGCCTTCGCCGCCTCGCTCAGCTGCTTGCTGCCAGACTTCTTGCAGGGTCGGGCGCCCGGCCGCTACGTCGGGGCCTACTTCGACAGACTGCTGTCCCCGGACGCCGTGCCCGCCCTGTTCCGCAGCGTGCCGGTCTTCTCACTGCCCTCACAGATGCCCGAGTTCCTGGGGACCCTGCAGGGGCccgcagccccccacccctggcggCTCGCGGAGAGAGCGGAGCAGGTATCCCGGGCCCTGCAGCCCGCCCTGGACAGCTGCTTCCGGGCCCCGGGGACGGGACGCGGGATGGGGCCTGAGGCAGAGGACAGGACTTGA
- the IL17RC gene encoding interleukin-17 receptor C isoform X10 has translation MGVTTPGRGRAQAAQRRDPETGEGFRPLLPAGTQLSGRRGVVSAPLRGAGRTGPQAWVLPGTWKMPVPWFFLSLALGRNPVVLSLERVAGPQDTARCSPGLSCHLWDGDVLCLPGSLVSAPGPVLVPTGLQTELVLRCYKDTDCDLCVRVDVHLAVHGYWEEPEDEETFGIAEDPAIEEPRNASLQAHVVLSFQAYPTARCVLLEVRVPAALVQPGQSVGSVVFECFEAALGAEVRIWSYTQPRYQKELNLTQQLPALPVLNVSADGNDVHLVVDIPEDQRFGLSLYWNQVPGPAKPWWHRNLTGPQTITLNHTDLVPCLCIQVWRLEPDSVRTSICPFREDPRAHRNLWRAARLQLLPPRAWRLDAPCSLPAEATLCWQAPDGGPCQPLVPPLPRENVTVNKALEFPLLKGHPNICVQVSTWEKQELQECLWADSLGPLKDDMLLVETRGPQDNRSLCALEPSGCTPLLSRASTRAARLGGPLLQDVQSGQCLQLWDDDLGALWACPMEKYIHRRWALVWMACLLLAAVLFLLLLLKKNHVKAAARSRAALLLYSADDAGFERLVGALASALFQLPLRVAVDLWSRRELSAQGPLAWFHAQRRQTLQEGGVVVLLFSPGAVALCREWLQDANSAPGAHGPHDAFAASLSCLLPDFLQGRAPGRYVGAYFDRLLSPDAVPALFRSVPVFSLPSQMPEFLGTLQGPAAPHPWRLAERAEQVSRALQPALDSCFRAPGTGRGMGPEAEDRT, from the exons ATGGGAGTCACGACTCCTGGGAGAGGGCGTGCGCAAGCGGCCCAGCGCCGGGACCCCGAGACTGGGGAGGGCTTCCGGCCCCTCCTGCCCGCAGGCACGCAGCTGAGTGGGAGAAGAGGTGTGGTGTCAGCCCCCCTTCGGGGGGCGGGCAGGACAGGGCCTCAGGCCTGGGTGCTGCCTGGCACCTGGAAGATGCCTGTGCCCTGGTTCTTTCTGTCCTTGGCACTGGGCCGAAACCCTGTGGTCCTCTCTCTAGAGAGGGTTGCGGGGCCTCAGGACACTGCCCGCTGCTCTCCG GGCCTTTCCTGCCACCTCTGGG ATGGTGATGTGCTCTGCCTGCCTGGGAGCCTCGTGTCTGCCCCAGGCCCCGTGCTGGTGCCCACAGGCCTGCAGACAGAGCTGGTGCTAAGGTGCTACAAGGATACCGACTGTGACCTCTGTGTGCGTGTGGATGTCCACTTGGCTGTGCATG GGTACTGGGAAGAGCCTGAAGATGAAGAGACGTTTGGAATTGCAGAGGACCCAGCGATCGAGGAGCCTAGGAACG CCTCTCTCCAGGCCCACGTCGTGCTCTCCTTCCAGGCCTACCCTACTGCCCGCTGCGTCCTACTGGAGGTGCGAGTGCCTGCTGCCCTCGTGCAGCCTGGTCAGTCTGTG GGCTCTGTAGTATTTGAGTGCTTCGAGGCTGCCCTGGGGGCTGAGGTGCGAATCTGGTCCTACACTCAGCCCCGGTACCAGAAGGAACTCAATCTCACACAGCAGCTGCCTG CCCTGCCCGTGCTCAACGTGTCTGCAGATGGCAATGACGTGCACCTGGTGGTGGACATCCCTGAGGATCAGCGCTTTGGCCTCTCCCTGTACTGGAACCAGGTCCCGGGCCCTGCAAAACCCTGGTGGCACAGAAACCTG ACTGGGCCGCAGACCATTACCTTGAACCACACAGACCTGGTTCCCTGCCTCTGTATTCAG GTGTGGCGTCTAGAGCCCGACTCTGTCAGGACCAGCATCTGCCCCTTTAGGGAGG ACCCCCGTGCACACCGGAACCTTTGGCGTGCCGCCCGGCTGCAGCTGCTGCCCCCGCGGGCCTGGCGGCTGGACGCGCCGTGCTCACTACCCGCTGAGGCCACACTGTGTTGGCAGGCACCGGATGGGGGCCCCTGCCAGCCGCTGGTCCCACCGCTGCCCCGAGAGAATGTCACTGTGAAT AAGGCTCTTGAGTTCCCATTGCTGAAAGGCCACCCCAACATCTGTGTCCAG GTGAGCACCTGGGAGAAGCAGGAGCTACAAGAGTGCTTGTGGGCTG ACTCCCTGGGGCCCCTCAAGGATGACATGCTGCTCGTGGAGACACGAGGCCCCCAGGACAACAGATCACTCTGCGCCTTGGAACCCAGTGGCTGCACTCCACTGCTTAGCAGGGCGTCCACG AGGGCAGCTCGTCTTGGAGGGCCGTTACTACAAGATGTGCAGTCAGGCCAGTGTCTTCAG CTGTGGGACGATGACCTGGGAGCACTATGGGCCTGCCCCATGGAAAAGT ACATCCACCGGCGCTGGGCCCTGGTCTGGATGGCCTGCTTACTCTTGGCCGctgtgcttttccttctcctcctcctcaaaAAGAACCACGTGAAAG CGGCCGCCAGGAGCCGCGCGGCTCTGCTCCTCTACTCCGCCGACGACGCTGGCTTCGAGCGCCTGGTGGGCGCCCTGGCTTCGGCGCTGTTCCAGCTGCCGCTGCGCGTGGCCGTGGACCTGTGGAGCCGCCGCGAACTGAGTGCGCAGGGGCCCCTGGCCTGGTTCCACGCGCAGCGGCGCCAGACCCTGCAGGAGGGCGGCGTGGTGGTCCTGCTCTTCTCGCCCGGGGCCGTGGCGCTGTGCCGCGAATGGCTGCAGGACGCGAATTCGGCGCCCGGGGCTCACGGCCCGCACGACGCCTTCGCCGCCTCGCTCAGCTGCTTGCTGCCAGACTTCTTGCAGGGTCGGGCGCCCGGCCGCTACGTCGGGGCCTACTTCGACAGACTGCTGTCCCCGGACGCCGTGCCCGCCCTGTTCCGCAGCGTGCCGGTCTTCTCACTGCCCTCACAGATGCCCGAGTTCCTGGGGACCCTGCAGGGGCccgcagccccccacccctggcggCTCGCGGAGAGAGCGGAGCAGGTATCCCGGGCCCTGCAGCCCGCCCTGGACAGCTGCTTCCGGGCCCCGGGGACGGGACGCGGGATGGGGCCTGAGGCAGAGGACAGGACTTGA